Proteins encoded in a region of the Phacochoerus africanus isolate WHEZ1 chromosome 8, ROS_Pafr_v1, whole genome shotgun sequence genome:
- the LOC125134657 gene encoding dnaJ homolog subfamily B member 6-like, translating to MKILQKINSVSWCTKVLQRNMVNYYKVLGVPQNASSSDIKKAYHKLALQVHPDKNPGDQEAAEEKFKQMAVAYAVLSDAKKRNNYDKSRRNCIGRENRRDSRDKDNLKEEVEDKDLFSGDSFSTGSVDRAKRFHSSFFEVTPILDTGFSTFVSLGSGPNSPSSVAFVPFVSSGMGNFKLVTTCSQIMNGKRVVVKKVLENVSWKTDVGN from the coding sequence ATGaaaattcttcagaaaataaaCTCTGTGTCTTGGTGCACAAAAGTCCTCCAAAGAAACATGGTGAATTACTATAAAGTACTAGGGGTGCCTCAAAATGCTTCCTCCTCTGATATTAAGAAGGCTTACCACAAGTTAGCTCTTCAGGTACATCCAGACAAGAACCCAGGAGACCAGGAAGCAGCTGAGGAGAAGTTCAAACAAATGGCAGTGGCTTATGCAGTCTTGTCTGATGCCAAGAAACGCAACAACTATGACAAGTCAAGAAGGAACTGCATCGGAAGGGAAAACAGAAGAGACAGCAGGGACAAGGACAATTTAAAGGAAGAAGTTGAAGATAAGGACCTTTTCTCGGGAGATAGTTTTTCCACTGGCAGTGTGGATAGGGCCAAGCGATTCCACTCCTCCTTCTTTGAGGTGACTCCCATATTGGACACAGGATTTTCCACTTTTGTATCCCTGGGGTCTGGACCAAATTCCCCTTCCTCTGTGGCATTTGTTCCTTTTGTAAGCAGTGGGATGGGAAACTTCAAATTGGTCACCACTTGTAGCCAGATAATGAATGGCAAGAGAGTTGTTGTAAAGAAAGTTCTAGAAAATGTGAGTTGGAAGACTGATGTGGGAAACTAA